In Methanobacteriaceae archaeon, the following are encoded in one genomic region:
- a CDS encoding PAS domain S-box protein — protein sequence MKSDKTTAELQQEIERLKSKIAELEKSKEELKKVQKELEEKENYQKTIFSAIQTGIIIIDAETCNILDLNKVAMELIGASKEEIVGRNCHHYVCPAEEGRCPIIDLNQTVDNSERVLLDVDGNEIPIIKNVVPVNLNGHEVLLESFMDIRDRKKAEEALKRSEEKYRTIVEKFLKISNEIIIEINK from the coding sequence ATGAAATCCGATAAAACAACTGCTGAACTCCAGCAGGAAATTGAGAGACTTAAATCTAAGATTGCTGAACTGGAGAAATCCAAAGAAGAGCTTAAAAAAGTGCAGAAAGAACTGGAGGAGAAAGAAAATTATCAAAAAACTATTTTTTCTGCCATACAAACTGGGATCATTATCATTGACGCTGAAACCTGCAATATACTTGATTTGAATAAGGTGGCTATGGAACTTATCGGAGCTTCTAAGGAAGAGATTGTGGGACGTAACTGTCACCACTACGTTTGCCCAGCTGAAGAAGGAAGATGTCCCATTATAGACTTGAATCAAACTGTTGACAATTCAGAAAGAGTGCTGTTAGATGTGGATGGTAATGAAATACCAATCATTAAAAATGTGGTTCCTGTTAATTTAAATGGTCATGAAGTTCTGCTTGAAAGTTTTATGGATATCAGGGATCGTAAAAAAGCTGAAGAAGCATTAAAAAGGAGTGAGGAAAAGTACAGAACCATAGTGGAAAAATTCCTTAAAATATCCAATGAAATAATCATTGAAATAAACAAATAG
- a CDS encoding coenzyme F420-0:L-glutamate ligase: MNQKPHQSLKPEYIQYSEGESKYQVIPVKTGYIKPGTPYDIIIKNSADFLEDEDYLVVSETPLAISQGRLVDEAEFEPSLAAYFLADLWSKHVWGYFLGPLLRIKKRTIQNLRKLPSEARSHKEVILKYYGWKHALKPASEAGVDLSNAPGSCVSLLPHDPQGISEEMEKKIRDELGKKVTVMIIDTDATYKIGKMKFTSLPISIDEIKNNMGIFGYLLGRLGKIQGPTPLGISKPKNMDEIFQIARAAEECQKLHENNMETVYDMQKLVQKEVNDITVEILDSITHIPAVIVRKFH; this comes from the coding sequence ATGAATCAAAAACCGCATCAAAGTCTTAAACCAGAATATATACAATATTCTGAAGGAGAAAGTAAGTACCAGGTTATCCCGGTCAAGACGGGTTATATCAAACCGGGTACTCCCTATGATATTATAATAAAAAACTCAGCTGATTTTTTGGAGGATGAGGACTATCTTGTTGTTTCAGAAACTCCCCTGGCCATATCACAGGGCAGGCTGGTTGATGAAGCTGAATTTGAACCATCTTTAGCTGCTTATTTCCTGGCAGATCTATGGTCTAAACATGTGTGGGGATATTTCTTGGGACCTTTACTTCGAATTAAAAAAAGAACCATCCAAAACCTTCGAAAACTACCATCTGAAGCACGTTCCCATAAAGAAGTTATTTTAAAATATTATGGATGGAAGCACGCTTTAAAACCAGCTTCAGAAGCTGGGGTTGATTTGAGTAATGCTCCAGGGTCCTGTGTTTCGTTACTTCCCCATGATCCTCAGGGTATTTCAGAAGAGATGGAGAAGAAAATAAGGGATGAATTAGGTAAAAAGGTAACTGTGATGATTATAGATACGGATGCAACTTATAAAATTGGGAAAATGAAATTTACATCTCTTCCGATTTCTATTGATGAAATTAAAAATAACATGGGGATTTTTGGATATTTGCTGGGTCGTCTGGGCAAGATTCAGGGACCTACACCACTGGGAATTTCAAAACCAAAAAATATGGATGAGATCTTTCAAATTGCCAGGGCAGCAGAAGAATGTCAAAAGCTTCATGAAAATAACATGGAAACTGTTTATGACATGCAAAAATTAGTCCAAAAAGAAGTAAATGATATAACTGTAGAAATACTGGATTCAATTACCCATATTCCTGCTGTAATTGTCCGAAAATTCCATTAA
- the tfe gene encoding transcription factor E, with amino-acid sequence MLKDPTVQEILIDVTNDHENSIPIIQCLLKGKTTDEEIAEETEIRLNIVRRILYKLYDAGVASYKRSKDPETQWYTYSWKFEEEKIAEIISEKFEKFSEEIHQSLEYEEGNMFFVCPNGCRYNFEEASERNFICPDCNTSMEFQDNSSIITELRELKERMS; translated from the coding sequence ATGCTTAAGGATCCTACTGTACAGGAGATTCTCATTGATGTTACAAACGACCATGAGAACAGCATCCCTATAATCCAGTGCTTATTAAAAGGTAAAACCACCGATGAAGAGATTGCAGAAGAAACAGAAATCCGATTAAACATTGTGCGAAGGATTCTTTACAAATTGTATGATGCTGGTGTTGCCAGTTATAAAAGAAGTAAGGATCCAGAAACCCAATGGTATACCTACAGTTGGAAATTTGAAGAAGAAAAAATTGCAGAAATCATATCTGAGAAGTTTGAAAAGTTCTCAGAAGAAATTCACCAATCCCTGGAATACGAAGAAGGAAACATGTTCTTTGTATGTCCTAATGGATGTCGCTACAATTTCGAAGAAGCATCTGAAAGGAATTTCATCTGTCCAGACTGTAATACCAGCATGGAATTCCAGGATAACTCCTCCATAATAACTGAATTAAGGGAATTAAAGGAAAGAATGAGTTAA
- a CDS encoding TIGR00295 family protein has translation MLEEFNCPRYVIEHSKAVMLKAADLSLNFKGKVDLNLVKAGAMLHDVGRSKTAGIKHAVVGADILRKNHFPQEIVKIVERHIGSGISKKEAEILGLPPQDYIPVTLEEKLVAHADNLIHGTGEVDLDFVIKKWTDKMGAHHPSIIRLERLHAELVDAFD, from the coding sequence ATCTTAGAAGAATTCAACTGTCCCCGATACGTGATTGAACATTCAAAAGCAGTTATGTTAAAGGCAGCTGATTTATCCTTGAATTTTAAGGGAAAAGTTGACCTAAATCTGGTGAAAGCAGGTGCCATGCTACACGATGTGGGGCGTTCCAAAACTGCTGGCATTAAACATGCTGTTGTTGGGGCAGATATTCTAAGAAAAAATCATTTTCCCCAAGAAATAGTGAAAATTGTGGAACGGCATATAGGCTCTGGGATAAGTAAAAAAGAGGCTGAAATCCTTGGTTTGCCTCCTCAAGATTATATTCCAGTTACACTTGAGGAAAAACTGGTTGCGCATGCGGATAATCTTATCCATGGAACTGGTGAAGTAGATTTAGATTTTGTAATTAAAAAATGGACAGATAAAATGGGAGCACATCACCCCTCTATCATCCGGCTGGAAAGATTGCATGCTGAATTAGTGGATGCTTTTGACTGA
- a CDS encoding TfuA-related McrA-glycine thioamidation protein has protein sequence MNKKRVVVFIGPSLPLDDARKILDADYRSPVARGDIEALLTDPPHIIGIIDGVFHQQPAVSHREILKALKYGITVVGGSSMGALRSAELDSAGMIGMGTVYQMYRDGKIESDDEVAIVFNPETHELLSEALVSMSYNFQMAENEGIITADDYKKLYETAKNIYYPQRTYPRVFKSSGLPENKILKLKSFLDKNGIDIKTEDARKVLKYIKNLVE, from the coding sequence ATGAATAAAAAAAGAGTCGTAGTGTTTATAGGGCCTTCATTACCATTAGATGATGCCCGTAAAATTTTAGATGCTGATTATCGTTCTCCAGTGGCTCGGGGTGATATTGAAGCCTTATTAACTGATCCTCCACACATTATCGGCATCATTGACGGTGTTTTTCATCAACAACCTGCTGTTTCCCATCGTGAGATACTGAAGGCTCTTAAATATGGAATTACTGTTGTAGGAGGATCCAGTATGGGCGCGCTTAGATCAGCTGAACTTGACAGTGCAGGTATGATTGGCATGGGAACTGTATACCAGATGTACAGGGATGGGAAAATAGAATCTGATGATGAGGTGGCAATTGTATTCAACCCTGAGACGCATGAACTGCTCTCCGAAGCATTAGTCAGTATGAGTTATAACTTCCAAATGGCTGAAAATGAGGGGATAATAACAGCTGATGATTATAAAAAACTTTACGAAACTGCTAAGAACATATATTATCCTCAAAGAACCTATCCGCGTGTTTTCAAGAGTTCTGGTCTTCCTGAAAACAAGATTCTAAAACTTAAATCCTTTTTAGATAAAAATGGAATTGACATTAAGACTGAAGATGCTAGAAAAGTTCTAAAGTACATTAAAAATCTTGTTGAATAG
- the larE gene encoding ATP-dependent sacrificial sulfur transferase LarE: MDAEEKLDNLKAYFNGKKVLVAFSGGADSTLLALMAKDGAKEALAVTVDNGLMPSNCMDKAEEIAGEIGIKHFTIRENFLKDDEFAKNPPNRCYICKNKIYQYLTEMALDYHYDLVVDGTNLSDLMEDRPGIIVNREKNIKMPLVKFGFSSKDVRTILKDWNINYHPSTTCLATRIPAGCQITLKKINRIAYAENLVRALTGLDVVRVRDDEGLALIQVGDIEKLLDKALLCQIDSELKAVGFKKINLDIDNYGDFKTEIMVYKPCKDEKNRIMFETQLPYQFNIQDTCHELKQLGAVKCSVEMGIAMLEIDGSSITLFASGKIVVRRVKDQKDAQELLMKILPCIRRKK, translated from the coding sequence ATGGATGCCGAAGAAAAATTAGATAATTTAAAGGCTTATTTTAATGGAAAAAAAGTCCTTGTGGCTTTTTCAGGCGGTGCGGATAGCACACTATTGGCTTTGATGGCTAAAGACGGGGCAAAAGAAGCACTGGCAGTTACAGTGGACAATGGGCTTATGCCTTCAAATTGCATGGATAAAGCAGAAGAAATCGCTGGTGAAATAGGAATAAAACATTTTACAATCCGAGAAAACTTTCTAAAGGATGATGAATTTGCAAAAAACCCACCAAATCGCTGTTATATCTGTAAAAATAAAATATATCAATATCTGACTGAGATGGCATTGGATTATCACTATGATCTGGTTGTGGATGGTACCAATCTTAGTGATTTAATGGAAGACCGGCCCGGAATAATAGTCAATAGGGAGAAAAATATTAAGATGCCTCTGGTTAAATTTGGGTTCAGTTCAAAGGATGTAAGAACTATTTTGAAAGATTGGAACATTAATTATCATCCCTCAACCACCTGTTTAGCCACAAGAATACCCGCAGGGTGCCAGATCACTCTCAAAAAAATCAACCGTATTGCCTATGCTGAAAATCTCGTCCGTGCACTTACGGGTCTTGATGTGGTCAGAGTGAGAGATGATGAAGGATTAGCTCTTATTCAAGTGGGAGATATCGAAAAACTTTTAGATAAAGCTCTACTCTGCCAGATAGATTCTGAATTGAAAGCAGTTGGATTTAAGAAAATAAACTTGGATATTGATAATTATGGAGATTTTAAAACTGAAATTATGGTTTACAAACCGTGTAAGGATGAGAAAAATCGGATAATGTTTGAAACCCAGCTGCCATATCAGTTTAATATCCAGGATACTTGTCATGAACTGAAACAACTGGGTGCAGTTAAATGTTCTGTGGAGATGGGCATAGCCATGCTGGAAATAGATGGTAGCAGCATCACCCTATTTGCCAGTGGGAAAATCGTTGTCAGAAGAGTAAAAGACCAAAAAGATGCTCAGGAATTACTGATGAAAATTTTACCATGCATCCGAAGGAAGAAATAA
- a CDS encoding CBS domain-containing protein: MQIKDIMSEEIYHIQVPGNRQNAMELMRKYKVSGLPVVKKGTKKLVGILTRTDLVENPDEEQIALIMTRDMITVGPEDDIKDAARKMSENNIRRVPVVENEELVGLVTASDLINKALWKLDITDPAEDYMLHSVPTTWERTPLNVAFAIMRYFNLKVLLALSNEGKPSGILTETDFLDESEVVSEQTVHNTSVGTEGDKWSWDSKNVLYVIKNHLQFSDKEVRDVATTDLAIVTTKTAVKDCANKMRQRNIEQMPVIDVEGNLVGLVRAGDLIKSIID; the protein is encoded by the coding sequence ATGCAGATAAAGGACATCATGTCAGAGGAAATTTACCACATTCAAGTACCAGGAAATCGTCAAAATGCAATGGAACTAATGAGGAAATATAAAGTATCAGGATTACCAGTAGTTAAAAAAGGCACTAAGAAATTAGTAGGCATACTCACCAGAACCGACCTGGTAGAAAACCCCGACGAAGAGCAGATCGCTCTGATAATGACTCGGGATATGATAACCGTGGGGCCTGAAGATGATATTAAAGATGCTGCCAGGAAGATGTCAGAAAACAATATAAGAAGAGTTCCAGTGGTGGAAAATGAAGAACTAGTGGGATTAGTAACTGCATCAGATCTGATTAACAAAGCCCTGTGGAAACTGGATATCACTGATCCAGCAGAAGATTACATGCTACATAGCGTGCCAACTACTTGGGAAAGAACCCCTCTTAATGTAGCCTTCGCAATTATGCGATACTTCAACCTTAAGGTACTCCTGGCCCTTAGTAATGAAGGTAAACCTTCAGGAATTCTCACAGAAACTGACTTTTTAGATGAAAGTGAAGTGGTTTCTGAACAGACTGTTCACAACACTTCCGTAGGTACAGAAGGAGATAAATGGTCCTGGGATAGTAAAAATGTGCTCTATGTCATTAAAAATCATCTACAGTTCTCTGACAAAGAAGTTAGAGATGTTGCAACCACTGACCTGGCTATTGTCACCACCAAAACTGCAGTGAAGGATTGTGCCAACAAGATGCGTCAGAGAAACATTGAACAGATGCCAGTGATTGATGTGGAAGGAAACTTAGTAGGACTAGTAAGGGCTGGAGATCTGATTAAATCCATTATTGACTAA
- a CDS encoding universal stress protein, with the protein MYQKILLPTDGSKYAEKAAQHAIWIASKSNAEIIVLNVIETSSLVGLPAEDLIVRIKEMLKEEGRRSLERISEMVSDSAKEAKLEEKIKVTLKTEEGSPGDSILKTIEKENVDLVVMGTSGKHGLDRFLLGSVTEKVVRSAKCPVLAVH; encoded by the coding sequence ATGTACCAGAAAATATTATTGCCCACAGATGGTTCAAAATATGCTGAAAAAGCCGCACAACATGCCATCTGGATAGCAAGCAAAAGCAACGCTGAAATCATTGTTTTAAATGTAATTGAAACATCATCATTAGTGGGGCTCCCTGCTGAAGACCTTATCGTAAGAATTAAAGAAATGTTAAAGGAAGAAGGTCGAAGATCACTGGAAAGAATCTCCGAAATGGTAAGTGACAGTGCAAAAGAAGCTAAACTAGAAGAAAAAATTAAAGTAACCCTTAAAACTGAAGAAGGTTCCCCTGGAGATTCTATTCTTAAAACAATAGAGAAAGAAAATGTGGATCTGGTAGTTATGGGCACCTCTGGAAAACACGGTTTGGATCGATTTTTACTGGGCAGTGTAACTGAAAAAGTTGTCAGATCAGCGAAATGCCCTGTTTTAGCCGTGCACTAA